The Lathyrus oleraceus cultivar Zhongwan6 chromosome 5, CAAS_Psat_ZW6_1.0, whole genome shotgun sequence genome includes the window TTATATGAAAAAGTGCAAGTGAATGATTTTATGATAGATGACTAGGGTATGAGTATGCTATTGAAATGAGTCATGGGCctgaaaaaatgaaaaaagtagggaaaattttggggtatgacacatgtATTTCTCTCACCATGTCATGAAGCATCACTACAATAAAAAACACATCTTACCTCAGACACGAAGTGGATTGTACCTCAGTTACACATGCAAGCTAACAATGGGCGACACAAAAACTTGCCACTTTACCCCTTGGTTTCTCAATAGCCGAGATGATAGTTGAAATGGTCCTGTGTTCGATCCCCAAGGAATCCTTTTTGTAATTTTTAAAAGGAGAAAACACGTATCCTCTCGGTTTTGAAATATAATCGACAGGTAAACAAacttgagtttattatatctaatgtgAATTACTTGTATCATTTATCCCTAATTGAACGTATAACTTTTCAAATTGGTTTACaaaataattatatgaacaaCTATATTTGAAGAACAAATTACACTAATTAGTGATTTTCGAGCTTTtgcaactcatcattcatctcatgtTCTTTAATGGTTAAAATTTCTCCAATTCTTCTTGTTTTCTTTCTATTTATTCCATAATTTTTTGATGAACAAGTATGGAAGAAAGTTGAACGAAAACTATAAGCATTGGAGAGATTTTAACCATTAAAGAACATGATATGAATGATGAGTTGCAAAATTCTAGAAAAACATTTATTAGTGTTAGATGTTTTTCAAATACAACATAACTattcatattattattttcaaaaataatttaataGATTATATGTTCAAAGAGGGGTTATTAAATATAATAAACTAAACTGTATTTTCTGTCACTATAATGTCCTCTTGACATGTTCAAAGTAACAAGATGAGAGTTgcacaaacaatcacaaaaaaAATAATCTTAGTCTTAAATTTAAACTCAAACTCAATAAGAACAACTAAACCCTAAACATATAGATTTCAAAACTTTATTAAGTATAACAACTAGGcaacaataacaataaaattaataactaaaaaaaacaataaataaGAACAACATTAACATTATCTTAATCTAAACAACAACTAACATTAAACAACTATAAAAAAATCTCTCAACAAAAAtaaaacaacatcaacaataaacCTATAACTTCAATCTCAATAAACCTATAATGTATTTatctcaacaaaaacaacaacatataacGTCAATATCAgtttaaacaacaacaataacaataataacaagAAGAAGATTAAACAACCAGAGTGGAACAATATCAACATAAAAGAAATGACCCATTTTTATGTGATTCTAGTCAAGTTACAATTGTGATTTGGGTCATGAAAGGTCATGATTTTAGTCATGTATAAACTGTGATTCGACTCAATTTGGACAAAGTCAGACATGAAAATATGAGAAACTATGTGATTCGAGTCATGTGTAAGTGGTGATTAGAATTAAACTTGGCAGTGGATAACATGAACTTATGTGATTCGAATCATATGCAACTTGTGATTCGAGTCACAATATTGCATGATTCTAATCAAGTGAAAGTTGTGATTCCAGTCACAGATATAAAATTCTTCCTGTTTCCCTCTATTTAATTTGATTTAAGTTGTGGTTTGTTAGTGATTCGAGTCACACACATGAAATCTTAAATTTTTaagtttttcaaaataatttgAGATTCCACTTCCCACATAACTTGAATCAACATCAAACATGGTTCCTGTCTCATTAACTCAACCTATTGACTTAAAACACAATGATCATACTCAAATGTAAACACTTGAATTATGCATGCTAAAACGAGTGGATTCAAAACTTAATTCAAAGATGTACAATTGAAGATGTGACTCAATAAACAACAATAACGAAACAAAAGCTTAAGAGACAAGCAACAAAATCGTATTGAGGTTCTCCCCCTTAATGCATCAGAGACATGAAACTTCAATGTTATCATGTTTAGCAGTAAATAATGTGATCCTTCAGTTGTAGGATATGTTGATTCAGACTATGCTGGTGATATGAATGATAAGAGGTATACAATAAGACTTGTCTTTTATTTAGTAGGAGGAATTATTTGTtggaaatcatttgttcaattCATAGTGCCCATGTCGATAACTGAAGTAGAGTACACGACGACAGATGAAGCTTCCAAAGAAACCTTATGGCTTACATGATTGGTGATAAATTTGGGTGTTAGGCAAGGTGGATTTTGGTTGCATTATGAGAGTCATAGTGCCATTTGTTTGACAAATTATCAGGTGTATCATGCCAAGACCAAGTATATTGATGTAAGGTTTCACGAGATCAGGTAATTACTTGCATTTAGGCAAATATTACTTTAAAATTTTCATACTTCGAAGAATATTGAGATGATACCAAGCCAATCATTAGTGATAAGTTTAGGTAATACTTAGTCTTGTTATATGTTTCTCAGTGTTAAGTAGGAGTGTACATCCCTAATTTTCAAGATAAATCGTCATGCAGGAAATCTTCAAGGGGTTTGATATTCGTCAAGGTGGAGATTGTTGAGTATGACTCATAATGTTGAGATTATTATGGAATGTTGAGTATAACTCATATTGTTTAGATGATTGTGGATAGAGATAATTGTTTATTGAAGATAACTAGGAATTATGTTTAGGTAATCGAACTCTAGTATTATATATGAGACTTGTAATACTGAAATCTTAAATAATTCACAAGACATAAATATAAGAGAATCATAACTGCTATATAGTTGTAGATGTATACAACATTGACCAAATTACTTTAACAAAGATTGATCGTATTTATTGtcattttttttatcttttatcTTCTATACTTCTTGTTGTTTCAACATGATCTTATTAATAAACTTAACTAATGACTTTATGCAATTCAAATATGGGTCATTTACGTTGTTAGTAATCCAAACTGAGATAGTAGAATAGTGTGTTAAGATAATATAATATTATGACATTGCACATTTATTTCTAAATTGTTTTATTTACATAGTGTAATAAAGTTGTTAAATTTTTTATGCCatttatataaattaaaattttttggccaaatttaatatttaaaaataaagaCAAATTTATTAGGGGTAATAAGTCTGCCCAAAAAAAGATAGAGTGCCCAAAAAAAGATAGAATGTGACAATCAAAGTAGACGATCCAAGTTCGAaattaacttaactcacaaagaCTGTTTGGGCTAAACAAATGGATTCGACCTATTTTGTTACCGTAAAAATTTAGGCGTAACAAGCATGCATGTCCGTTTTGGTTACACCTACCCCGTCAAAATCGGTCAAAAAAACAAGGTAAGATGGTCAAAGTAAAGAGTGCAAATCCAAAAGATAATTCATCCTAAAAAAGTTGACGGATAAAACGTGCGGGTCTGACATGCTCGATCTGtttaatatttttgaaattttttaaaaatcattGTTTTTAATAATATGAAACCTaatttataaaattttaaaaattaataaaaaatttaatattGAAATTATTTAAAgtaagaaaaaatttaaaatttaaaattttaaatattatttaaaattCCTCAAACTTAAGTTTAGAAAATATTTGATACATTCTCGTAATTTAAAAATTTCTTCAATTTTTTAATCCAAAGAACAAAATTTACATTTGTGTTACTTAATAAACCCTCGTCGTTTATATGTTGCTTAGTCATGAAACTTACGCGCAACCGCGACATTCAATTCTTGTCATTCCCTTCCCAATCAACACAAAGTTGGTTCGATTCGATGGAGTACGAATATAACAGAAGCAGGTCAAGCCCCCAAGTTCCGATGTACCGCGCTCCGCCCTCTTCCATCTACCCCAAGATCGGCCCTCACCCTCAAACCGCCGCTCCTCCCCCGCCTCGTCCGTTTCCTTATCAGCACAATCCCACTCCTTCACCTTCTCGTAACTCTCTTCGATTTCCCCTTCTCTctaattagggttttatttttcTGAATAATTCTGTATTACGTTTTCATTGGTTATCCGTTTTTTTTTTGAATTAGTTGAAAACATAAAATAGAAGCAAAACTAAATAACTCTGTTTATTGATTTTGCAGTAGGATTGGGGATTAAGGTTGCCATCAAGCCGGAATTTAGGATCACACAGCCGGTAACATTCACTCGTATAGTATTATTGTGAATTGATACAAGTATTTGACTTTGATGATATGATAGATATGCTTTTACTTCTCAATGCTTATAGTTGTTAATAGACACGATTCCTTTGTTAGGTTCATTTGGATCATGGTTTCACCTTACTCCTCTCAAAACTAGGGTGCATTAAAGGAAAGATCTATAAATTAGAATTGAATAAAGTATATGCATTTTTTCAGTTTGAGGAAAAACCAAGTCTTTGTGAGGTTTCTAGTTGCTAATTTTATTTGCTCGGTTTAGAGCCGTCTTAAATTTTTTTGGGCCATGTATTGGTTAGCCATTGTTCAAGCATGACAAAACAaccgggggggggggggggggggtcttATTTAGCCATGTTTTAACTGTGACACATCTATTAGGATGCTCTATTTAAACACAATTTATCATGGCAAATTTGAAGTTATGTGCTGTAGCCCACCTTGCACATCCTCAAAGACGGCCCTGGTTATCAATGTATGTTGGTTTTTCACACCGGGTGTTGTCTTAAAATACAGTCACAACTCACAACAACCGCTTAAATTTTCCATCGGCATCAATTGTATACCTCTTATTGAAAGTGGGTTGCCCTTTTGTATTTATTTTGATGTCAGATATTTCATAAATCTAGGAACGTAGCTTTATCATGCAGCTTTTTTAAGATGTAGTTATGACATCATCTATTGTATGTTCTTTTTTTTACACATCAATACAGTGGGATTTCTCCATTCAAACCTATGTAATTTCCTTTTGAGGCTATTCTTCCCCACTCCAAGTCTGTGAAAATACTCATGCTTTGCATATTTCATGAACCGACTATCCCAAAAAAGTATGATATTACGTAGTGACTCAACATGAATGGCTTCTATATTACATGTCTTGCATGTCCTCTTATGTGAGAACACTTTAGGCTTAAAGCAACCACAGATGCTTATGCTACTAGGTAAACTGGTTTTTCTCTGTTTTTATAGTTGAATATGATATGACTTTTGTTTGGTTTTTACAATTTTTCAGCCTCATTTATTACCACATGTGGGAGATATTCCACGGAGCAACTTCCAATTTGATTTTGGGTTGGAGAGGAAAGTTTTGGCCGAAGCAGAGAAGGATAACCCAAATTGGAGCAAATTTGGCGTAGACAATCTTCCGACTAAAGCTTCTGATGCATCCTCATCAAAGGTGATTGTTATTTTATTTAGAGCAAGTTCCAATTTATTGTAATCTGTGTTTATGGCTATTTTTATGCAGAGGTTGTGACTTACTATTTGCTTTTTCAGGCTTAGTACATTTATTTTTTCTAAGTATAGATAAAATTCTTCTACTGTTTCCAACTCACAAAGTGTAAAATGAAACTACATTTCCAGGTTACTTCTTCAGATCCCATTGTGAGCAAGTATATAGCCATGGGACTCGGCCGAGAGGCAGTTCAAATTGCTGTTACAAATTATGGTGATAATCCAACCAAAGTATGTTCTCTGTCCCTGTAACTCATAATGGACGTGATATTCAGATAATAACattgtttgaaaaatgattatCATTTTTGTAAATTTAAATTTATGCCCAATATGTCTTCATGCACTGACCATGCAAAGATTGAATAACTCAATGAAACTCAAGTGGTTCTTCTCTTGATATGGTGTTTCTCCTCCAAATTATTACTCTGAACTTATTGTTAGTCGTCAAGTTGATAGTTTTTCAATCATGTTAGAAAGTGATCAGTTTGATAGTAATTTATTAGTTTGTTTTTCTGACTGAGTGTAATATTTCATTTGAAGGTTCAAGAATTTGTCAATGGATACACCCTTCTGCGTGAAATGGGATTTTCATCAAGCAGCGTTGCAGAAGCCTTAGTTATGCATGACAATAATACAGACAAGGCATTGGCACATTTCCTTAATGGCTCATCATGAGACCTCAGCACATATCTGTTGTAGGTATCATTTGTCTATAAAAAAATGTGTTCCTAATGAAAAATTCTAAGTAATGGTCAAATATAGGTAGAGTCATACTGGCAATCTCTTATTGTCATTTGTGGGATATTGGTTTTAGGGATTTGGTGTTTTTAGAGGGAACAAATAGACGTGATTATTACTCATTATTTTACTTGAGAAAGACCCTTTTTTTGGGCCAAGATTTAAGTCCTTCTGGCATGTTTGATTGGGATTATATATGGTAAATTATCCTTTTATTTAAGTTGTCAGAAAGCTTAGATAAGAAACACTTATTTTAAAATTAGTTAATCCAAAAAGTACCTACGTCATCTCCGAACCAAAATGGGAGAAATTAGTTAAATTGTTCTACTGGTTTGGAAGGAATTTTTGAAAGATGGATGAGAGAACTATGATGGTTATGGTGCTTGGTCTCACAATTATTGTTTTAAAAGGAATTACGCAGTGCATATTGCATCCTCCAGAATTAGTGAAATGGGTATTAATGGCTGAGATAGATTATGCCATTACTTAGCATATGTTTGTTTCTGCGGTGTGTTTATCAAATCCACTGCAAAAAAATCAGGTTGCTTTGCAGCTTCACATTTTCAGGCAGTAATGCCTTGGGAGCGATAAATGGCAAACACACCATATTTTCACAGTAATAATTCCTTGGGGTG containing:
- the LOC127082321 gene encoding uncharacterized protein LOC127082321 translates to MKLTRNRDIQFLSFPSQSTQSWFDSMEYEYNRSRSSPQVPMYRAPPSSIYPKIGPHPQTAAPPPPRPFPYQHNPTPSPSLGLGIKVAIKPEFRITQPPHLLPHVGDIPRSNFQFDFGLERKVLAEAEKDNPNWSKFGVDNLPTKASDASSSKVTSSDPIVSKYIAMGLGREAVQIAVTNYGDNPTKVQEFVNGYTLLREMGFSSSSVAEALVMHDNNTDKALAHFLNGSS